From a single Lytechinus pictus isolate F3 Inbred unplaced genomic scaffold, Lp3.0 scaffold_19, whole genome shotgun sequence genomic region:
- the LOC129260034 gene encoding poly [ADP-ribose] polymerase tankyrase-2-like: MSAQDVIDAINEGSTVDEIKHLIDEYDIDVDESVGELRLRAIHHSVFKDRLDCVKLFLSHGCDINARDQCGFTPLHIAARYNRADMANELITLGAHIDASDSLGCAPLHHALQKGHYNCSEVLLQHGAEANTFYKTIGYEIHALPGLHSDCLELLLSYGADPDARDTQGFVPLHHATRARNKLYVYILLKNGADPDVLTLTTAPELQGKTPLQLAVFAPCKSIVELLLLYGADPNCKDEHRNTPLHHVAARGHMEIAKLLIDHGAILTARNTLRYHPLHRACGAGATPEMIELLLENGAFVNSTTSLLETPAKCLLSHWQEVNEDINNNGAGGDGADVLIKGRDEQCLQQMLRLLDYGARITVSTRQHDPFSIIKWLPSLSRMKQTRYLLLEASVDTRLLNPEGKMQVEYTSAEFQDVFSRATNPLSLRQACRRIIRKELGKRNLPEAVKKMQVPAILQSYLIFRSY, translated from the coding sequence ATGTCCGCTCAAGATGTCATCGATGCTATCAACGAAGGATCGACAGTTGACGAAATCAAACATTTAATCGACGAGTACGACATCGACGTTGATGAATCGGTGGGCGAGTTACGATTACGTGCAATCCACCATTCTGTATTCAAGGACAGACTCGATTGTGTGAAATTGTTCCTCAGTCATGGATGTGATATCAATGCTCGAGACCAGTGCGGATTCACCCCTTTACACATCGCTGCAAGGTACAACCGAGCTGACATGGCTAATGAATTGATCACGCTTGGTGCGCACATCGATGCATCGGATTCTCTAGGGTGCGCGCCACTTCACCATGCCTTGCAGAAAGGCCATTACAACTGCTCAGAGGTGCTTCTTCAACACGGAGCAGAGGCGAACACGTTTTATAAGACAATCGGTTATGAGATACATGCCTTGCCTGGCTTACATTCAGACTGCTTGGAGCTGTTGCTAAGTTACGGCGCCGATCCCGATGCACGGGACACCCAGGGCTTTGTACCGTTACATCACGCCACGCGAGCTCGGAATAAACTCTACGTGTACATTCTCCTGAAGAACGGTGCAGACCCTGACGTGCTTACCCTCACCACTGCTCCTGAGTTACAAGGGAAAACACCATTGCAGCTGGCTGTTTTCGCTCCCTGCAAAAGCATTGTCGAGCTCCTACTTCTTTATGGTGCTGACCCAAACTGTAAAGACGAACATCGCAATACACCTCTTCATCATGTCGCAGCTCGTGGTCATATGGAAATCGCCAAATTGCTTATTGATCATGGCGCCATTCTGACTGCACGCAATACGCTTAGATACCATCCACTCCACAGAGCATGCGGGGCGGGAGCCACTCCAGAAATGATCGAACTTCTCCTTGAAAACGGTGCCTTCGTTAACTCTACAACGTCACTGTTAGAAACCCCAGCCAAATGTCTACTATCCCATTGGCAAGAGGTCAATGAAGACATCAACAACAACGGCGCTGGTGGTGACGGCGCCGATGTTTTAATTAAAGGTAGAGATGAACAATGTCTCCAGCAGATGTTGCGTCTTCTAGATTACGGAGCGCGGATTACAGTGAGTACTAGACAGCACGATCCCTTTAGTATCATCAAGTGGTTACCATCTCTTTCGAGAATGAAGCAAACTCGTTACTTATTGCTGGAAGCTTCTGTTGACACCAGGCTCCTCAACCCGGAAGGCAAGATGCAAGTCGAATACACGTCCGCTGAGTTTCAAGACGTTTTTAGTAGAGCGACCAATCCACTTTCGCTGCGCCAGGCGTGCAGGCGAATCATCCGAAAAGAACTGGGAAAGCGAAATCTTCCAGAGGCAGTGAAAAAAATGCAGGTGCCGGCCATCCTGCAATCGTATTTAATTTTTCGTTCAtactaa